One genomic window of Solanum stenotomum isolate F172 chromosome 9, ASM1918654v1, whole genome shotgun sequence includes the following:
- the LOC125876374 gene encoding protein RGF1 INDUCIBLE TRANSCRIPTION FACTOR 1: MGIQKPTWLEALYREKFFAPCSTHESAKKNEKNICCLDCCTSICPHCVMAHRFHRLIQIRRYVYHDVVRLEDLEKLIDCSNVQAYTINSAKVIFIKKRPQNRQFKGSGNYCTSCDRSLQEPFIHCSLGCKVDFVLNHNNDISPFLRRCTTLQLGPDFFIPHDMADYDTANETAQSTIVDNDEPWGSSLTSGSSSGSENMMLMSTTNNFPCVRKKRSGLYVCGRITINSYNKNISDEDMATSMSRRKGIPHRSPLC; encoded by the exons ATG GGAATTCAAAAGCCAACATGGTTGGAAGCTCTCTATAGAGAAAAATTCTTTGCTCCATGTTCAACTCACGAGAGTGCAAAGAAGAATGAGAAgaatatttgttgtttagattgTTGCACAAGTATTTGCCCTCATTGTGTGATGGCACATCGTTTCCATAGACTTATTCAAATTCGACGTTATGTGTACCATGATGTTGTTCGACTTGAGGACCTAGAGAAGCTCATAGATTGCTCAAACGTTCAG GCCTACACAATAAATAGTGCTAAGGTGATTTTCATCAAGAAAAGACCTCAAAATAGGCAATTCAAAGGATCTGGAAATTATTGCACTTCTTGTGATAGAAGCCTTCAAGAACCCTTTATTCATTGCTCTCTAGGATGCAAG GTGGATTTTGTGCTAAACCACAACAATGACATTTCTCCATTCTTAAGGAGATGTACAACTTTACAACTTGGTCCGGACTTCTTTATCCCTCATGACATGGCTGATTATGACACGGCTAACGAGACAGCCCAATCGACGATCGTGGACAACGATGAGCCCTGGGGCTCATCGTTGACGTCTGGATCGTCGTCGGGATCGGAGAACATGATGTTGATGAGTACTACTAATAATTTTCCAtgtgtgaggaagaaaagaagtgGATTATATGTGTGTGGAAGAATTACAATCAATAGttataataaaaacataagTGATGAAGACATGGCTACTAGCATGAGTAGAAGAAAAGGGATTCCTCATAGGTCACCTTTGTGttag